From one Mobula birostris isolate sMobBir1 chromosome 20, sMobBir1.hap1, whole genome shotgun sequence genomic stretch:
- the LOC140185354 gene encoding uncharacterized protein: protein LITNEPAVPVCLDVDVYFEMHNYAVNLVAIVILFLGNCGLSKCICRYLVGMAAADLLGVIIAVIISEINNIYAYAFPLLITPVCAVTHVLRITTMDCSVWLTVAFTFDRCIAICSQELREQYCTERTATIVIVIVVLGSCAKCVPFYFAVEPYIIIDNVPWRCILKAEYIYLPIWKAFQLFHIITTPSLAIGLILLFNALTVSHIIAANRVRRGLRNSSEKKNDPELENRKKSIILLFALSANFILLWIPYIAYTMNWQVQNYFYTDRYLNTPTYILQQFGFMLQFLCTCTNTCIYTLSQRKFREELKGGVKYLVTLNRRLCR from the coding sequence TGCAGttaatttagtggcgattgtgatcctgtttCTGGGAAACTGCGGACTCTCTAAATGCATCTGCcgttacctggtgggaatggcagcagcTGATTTACTGGGTGTCATTATTGCTGTTATAATCTCTGAGATTAATAATATTTATGCTTATGCCTTTCCGTTGCTCATCACACCGGTTTGCGCCGTGACGCATGTCCTGAGGATCACAACcatggactgttctgtttggctcACGGTGGCTTTCACGTTCGATCGCTGTATTGCAATCTGCAGTCAAGAGCTGCGGGAACAATACTGCACCGAGAGGACCGCGACTATTGTGATTGTAATTGTGGTTTTAGGAAGCTGTGCGAAGTGTGTTCCATTCTACTTCGCGGTAGAACCTTACATTATCATTGATAACGTACCTTGGCGATGCATTTTGAAAGCGGAATACATTTATTTACCAATATGGAAAGCATTCCAATTGTTTCACATCATCACTACACCTTCGTTGGCGATCGGCTTGATTCTGCTTTTCAATGCTTTAACAGTCAGTCATATTATCGCGGCAAACAGAGTTCGCCGGGGGCTCAGGAACAGCAGCGAGAAAAAGAATGATCCGGAGTTAGAGAACCGGAAAAAGTCAATAATATTGTTGTTCGCTCTCTCCGCcaatttcatattgttgtggatcCCCTATATTGCATACACTATGAACTGGCAAGTTCAGAATTACTTTTACACAGACAGATATTTGAATACCCCGACGTATATCCTGCAACAGTTTGGGTTCATGTTGCAGTTTCTTtgtacctgcaccaacacgtgtatctacactctgtcacagagaaaattcagggaggagctgaagggTGGAGTCAAATATCTGGTTACGTTAAATCGTCGACTTTGTAGGTAA